A genomic segment from Malaclemys terrapin pileata isolate rMalTer1 chromosome 1, rMalTer1.hap1, whole genome shotgun sequence encodes:
- the LOC128838644 gene encoding zinc finger BED domain-containing protein 5-like, which translates to MELATVTKIMMVEILQKTDDAKGNNANTTKVELQQYNSPHSECEHSCKENENACKYFEEYLKPGFLWTGDEVEPVPLCVICYETLTNESMKPSNLKRHFKSKHKEYEGKPVEFFKNRCKDPQKSQKTIHNVMGGENMKALEASYSVAYLIAKSGAAKVIGETLVKPAAKVMVQVMIGDKASKAIYRVPLSNNTFHRRITDMAENVKQQLLSRVQKRRYYALQGDESTDFVNLSNLLFFVRYNLNNEVHNDILFCQPIPIHTTGEAIFKVINDFIKNSDLDWSHCVGISTDRARAMIGSKNGVVVRIQAVAPEAKSTYCCIHREALATQNMQADLKQVLDEAVKIINFVKGHPLNARLFSQLCDDMGSDYTQLLFHTEVHWISCGKVLNHLFELREELHVFLEETFNLRDRIHDWKWLCKLAYIADTFAHLNNLNLSLQGKLISIFHVQDKVSAMVTKLKQWHKCLSRCELDSFPSLHDLVINSTNELDSDVLQTMKQHLESFQKDLRKYFPEPDSTFEWIRNPFIINVQTLPNNLSASEEKQLLELLQIAS; encoded by the exons ATGGAACTTGCAACAGTCACAAAGATTATGATGGTGGAGATACTGCAAAAGACAGATGATGCCAAAGGAAATAATGCAAATACAACCAAG GTAGAATTACAGCAGTACAACTCCCCCCACTCTGAGTGTGAACACAG ctgcaaagaaaatgaaaatgcctGCAAATATTTTGAAGAATATCTTAAACCAGGATTTTTGTGGACTGGTGATGAGGTGGAGCCTGTTCCACTATGTGTGATTTGTTACGAGACTCTCACAAATGAAAGTATGAAACCATCCAACCTAAAACGCCATTTCAAGAGCAAACATAAAGAATACGAGGGAAAACCTGTAGAATTCTTCAAAAATAGGTGCAAAGATCCCCAGAAGTCCCAGAAAACAATTCATAATGTGATGGGAGGTGAAAATATGAAAGCTTTGGAAGCTTCATATAGTGTGGCATACTTAATTGCAAAATCCGGAGCTGCTAAAGTGATTGGCGAGACATTAGTAAAACCTGCAGCCAAAGTAATGGTGCAAGTGATGATTGGAGACAAGGCTAGCAAAGCTATATATCGTGTTCCCCTCTCAAATAACACCTTTCATCGTAGAATCACAGATATGGCTGAAAATGTAAAGCAGCAATTATTGTCAAGAGTACAAAAGAGACGCTACTATGCACTGCAAGGGGATGAATCCACTGATTTTGTGAATTTATCTaatcttttgttttttgtcagaTACAATCTGAATAATGAAGTCCACAATGATATTCTGTTCTGCCAACCTATACCAATACATACAACTGGAGAagctatttttaaagttattaatGACTTTATCAAAAACAGTGACTTGGATTGGAGTCATTGTGTTGGAATAAGCACAGATCGCGCCAGAGCCATGATTGGTTCGAAGAACGGAGTTGTTGTACGTATTCAAGCTGTTGCGCCAGAAGCAAAATCGACTTATTGTTGCATTCACAGGGAAGCACTCGCCACCCAGAACATGCAGGCAGATCTAAAGCAAGTACTGGATGAAGCTGTGAAAATAATCAATTTTGTGAAAGGCCACCCTCTGAACGCCCGTCTGTTTTCTCAGCTTTGTGATGACATGGGCAGTGATTACACACAACTCCTATTTCACACTGAAGTGCATTGGATTTCATGTGGAAAAGTTCTAAATCACCTGTTTGAGCTGCGAGAAGAACTGCACGTTTTTTTAGAAGAAACCTTTAACCTGCGAGACCGTATACACGACTGGAAATGGCTATGCAAACTAGCATATATTGCAGATACCTTTGCTCATTTAAACAACCTCAATCTATCCTTGCAAGGGAAACTCATATCCATATTCCATGTTCAAGACAAAGTGAGCGCCATGGTCACAAAATTGAAACAGTGGCATAAATGTCTTAGTCGTTGTGAACTGGATTCTTTTCCATCTCTTCATGACTTAGTAATAAACTCGACGAACGAACTTGATAGTGATGTGTTGCAAACCATGAAGCAGCATTTGGAAAGCTTTCAGAAAGATCTTCGTAAGTATTTCCCTGAACCGGACAGCACCTTTGAATGGATAAGGAACCCTTTTATCATCAATGTTCAAACATTGccaaataacctctctgcttcagAAGAAAAACAGCTCTTGGAGCTGCTTCAGATAGCTTCCTGA